In one Pseudomonadota bacterium genomic region, the following are encoded:
- a CDS encoding DsbA family protein, producing MILNWLHSRYYNFWIKQRTLLCYAIALACLGVCVVTPDKALAAITLPVKPLLAKEIPDVIIGQTNAPLTIIEYTSLTCDHCAFFHKEILPKLKAKYIDTGQVRFVIRHYPLDRDALKAAALVSCLPEAKRYNAMTQLFSTQDQWINQDPENSLSKAIGMNIKQYQKCLTDEKIQDNVLLQRLNGEKTFSLEATPTFIVGKHVVEGVPPLDEFENLIAKVQNP from the coding sequence ATGATATTAAATTGGCTACACAGCCGGTATTATAATTTTTGGATTAAACAAAGAACATTGCTTTGCTATGCTATCGCTTTGGCGTGTCTTGGCGTATGTGTAGTAACGCCTGATAAAGCACTGGCTGCTATCACCCTTCCAGTAAAACCACTTTTAGCAAAAGAAATACCGGATGTCATTATAGGTCAAACCAATGCACCTCTTACTATTATTGAGTACACCTCATTAACCTGTGATCACTGCGCATTTTTTCACAAAGAAATCTTGCCAAAACTCAAAGCCAAATACATTGATACCGGCCAAGTTCGCTTTGTTATCCGGCATTACCCTCTGGACCGAGATGCTTTAAAGGCCGCGGCACTGGTTTCCTGCCTGCCTGAGGCAAAACGCTATAATGCCATGACGCAACTCTTTTCTACCCAAGACCAATGGATTAACCAGGATCCTGAAAATTCACTTAGTAAGGCCATTGGCATGAATATCAAACAATACCAAAAATGTCTCACCGACGAAAAAATCCAAGATAACGTCTTACTGCAACGCTTAAATGGTGAAAAAACCTTTTCACTTGAGGCAACTCCAACTTTTATTGTTGGCAAGCATGTTGTTGAAGGTGTTCCTCCGTTGGACGAATTTGAAAATTTGATTGCTAAAGTACAGAATCCCTGA